From the genome of Xiphophorus hellerii strain 12219 chromosome 11, Xiphophorus_hellerii-4.1, whole genome shotgun sequence, one region includes:
- the LOC116728831 gene encoding transient receptor potential cation channel subfamily V member 1-like — translation MFHSRLPEFYVKMRKSEISDFHLEADDRTEEEKRKQKAPKKDGLASALGLSKEAPKAPMDTDYQEEMEPVKPQIRFNLNFDKEIEGEASQPKRDSSTFTIERLFEAVASRDINKLDGLYQYLNQNMKKLSDSLYQSYGKTALMKALLHLKDGKNETIEELVSVSERIGDIKEFVNAAFTNSYYKGQTALHIAIERRSMSYVKLLVSKGADVHAKACGKFFQPHDGPNFYFGELPLSLAACTNQPDIVSYLMENEFPADAKMADSHGNTVLHALVLVADNSKENTEFVTAIYDRILKTNARLHPKIKLEEKENNDGLTPLKLAAKNGKIGVFSHILQREFQVNHFKHLSRKFTEWAYGPVHSSLYDLTSLDTNENNSVLEILIYGSEIPNRHEMLEKEPLSCLLEDKWKKFGRGMFFFNFLVYLVYLIIFTVVAYNKKDATQLPFIPDDAWDYLYVSGQLLTLLANCYFFVTGILGMTRKRPKLQTLLIDGYYEILFFAQGLLFLVATVLYWAGRKEYLGFLVICLTLSWVNVLYYARGNKHMGIYSIMIQMMIVSDILRFFFVYIVFLLGFSAAMVTLLMEPPLKNQTKQGSPSPSDAPTTGKKCVTAGYESVPHTILQLFKFTIGMGDIEFIQAHQYMEVFYLLLIGYVVLSYILLLNMLIALMNNTVKKTTMESAGIWRVQRALTILEMEKRLLCCLKKSFRSGVEIKLGTAFGDDRRRCFRVEEMNWNKWSTNLVNISEDPGCCDRSQQSDLDSPSRGFTIGLKNYSFLQY, via the exons ATGTTTCATTCCAGATTACCAGAGTTTTATGTAAAGATGAGGAAATCAGAGATTTCTGATTTCCATCTGGAGGCAGATGACAGAACGGAGGAGGAGAAACGGAAGCAAAAGGCACCAAAGAAGGATGGCTTGGCTTCTGCTTTAGGGTTGAGCAAGGAGGCCCCTAAGGCCCCCATGGACACCGACTACCAGGAGGAAATGGAGCCAGTCAAGCCTCAAATCCGATTCAATCTCAACTTTGACAA AGAGATTGAAGGTGAGGCATCACAGCCAAAGAGAGACAGCTCCACTTTCACCATTGAGCGTCTGTTTGAAGCAGTGGCCAGCAGGGACATCAACAAACTGGACGGCCTATACCAGTACTTGAATCAGAACATGAAGAAACTCTCTGACTCTCTGT ATCAGTCGTACGGTAAAACCGCCCTGATGAAAGCTCTGCTGCACCTCAAAGATGGCAAGAACGAAACCATAGAGGAGCTGGTCAGCGTTTCAGAGAGGATCGGCGACATTAAAGAGTTTGTGAACGCTGCATTCACTAATAGCTACTATAAAG GTCAAACTGCTCTACATATAGCCATTGAGAGGAGGAGTATGTCCTATGTAAAGCTGCTGGTCAGCAAAGGTGCAGATGTTCATGCCAAAGCCTGTGGGAAGTTTTTTCAGCCTCATGATGGTCCCAACTTCTACTTTG GTGAGCTGCCCCTGTCTCTAGCAGCCTGCACAAACCAGCCTGACATAGTGAGCTACTTAATGGAGAATGAGTTTCCAGCAGACGCCAAGATGGCTGACTCTCACGGCAACACAGTGCTGCACGCCCTGGTGTTGGTGGCCGATAACTCGAAGGAGAACACAGAATTCGTAACGGCCATTTATGATCGCATCCTAAAGACCAACGCCCGACTGCATCCCAAGATAAAGCTGGAGGAGAAAGAGAACAACGATGGACTCACACCTCTCAAACTGGCTGCCAAGAATGGCAAGATTGGG GTATTTTCTCACATCCTACAAAGGGAATTCCAGGTGAATCACTTCAAGCACTTGTCCCGTAAATTCACTGAGTGGGCTTATGGACCCGTCCACAGTTCTCTGTATGACCTGACCTCTTTGGACACAAACGAGAACAACTCTGTTCTGGAAATTCTAATCTATGGCAGTGAAATTCCC AACCGCCACGAGATGCTGGAGAAGGAGCCGCTCAGCTGCCTCCTGGAGGATAAGTGGAAGAAGTTTGGACGTGGAATGTTCTTTTTCAACTTCCTGGTCTACCTTGTGTACCTGATCATCTTCACTGTTGTAGCCTACAATAAAAAAGATGCTACACAG CTCCCGTTTATCCCTGATGACGCCTGGGATTACCTGTATGTTTCAGGCCAGCTGCTGACTTTACTAGCAAACTGCTATTTCTTTGTCACAGGG ATTCTAGGCATGACGAGGAAGCGGCCAAAGCTGCAGACACTGCTGATAGATGGATATTATGAGATTCTCTT CTTCGCGCAGGGCTTACTGTTCCTGGTCGCCACTGTTCTGTACTGGGCGGGGAGGAAGGAGTACCTGGGCTTCCTGGTGATCTGTCTGACTCTCAGCTGGGTGAACGTGCTGTACTACGCCAGGGGCAACAAACACATGGGCATCTACAGTATCATGATACAGATG ATGATTGTCAGCGATATCTTGcgcttcttttttgtttacatcGTTTTCCTCTTGGGATTTTCAGCAG CCATGGTCACACTGCTTATGGAACCTCCactcaaaaaccaaacaaaacaagggAGTCCAAGTCCTTCTGATGCCCCCACAACTGGTAAAAAATGTGTCACAGCTGGCTACGAAAGCGTCCCTCATACCATCCTGCAGCTCTTCAAGTTCACCATAGGCATGGGCGACATCGAGTTCATCCAGGCTCACCAGTACATGGAGGTCTTCTACCTCCTCCTTATTGGCTACGTTGTTCTTTCCTACATCCTGCTGCTCAACATGCTCATAGCCTTAATGAACAACACTGTGAAAAAGACCACTATGGAGAGCGCTGGCATTTGGAGGGTGCAG AGGGCTCTCACAATCCTGGAGATGGAGAAGCGGCTActctgctgtctgaagaaaagtTTTCGCTCTGGGGTGGAGATTAAACTCGGCACCGCTTTTGGAGACGATCGTCGAAGGTGTTTCAG
- the emc6 gene encoding ER membrane protein complex subunit 6, whose protein sequence is MAGVGAKREGPQFISEVAVRGNAAVLDYCRTSVSALSGATAGILGLTGLYGFVFYFLSSFLLSLLLILKAGRRWNKCFKSRRLLFTGGLVGGLFTYVLFWTFLYGMVHVY, encoded by the coding sequence ATGGCAGGAGTTGGGGCCAAACGTGAGGGACCACAGTTCATCAGCGAAGTGGCGGTGAGGGGCAACGCCGCTGTGCTGGACTACTGCCGCACCTCCGTTTCCGCTCTGTCGGGGGCGACAGCCGGCATCCTTGGGCTGACAGGACTGTACGGGTTCGTTTTCTATTTCCTCTCGTCCTTCCTGCTCTCCCTGCTGCTCATCCTCAAGGCTGGACGGCGGTGGAACAAGTGCTTCAAATCGCGGCGGCTGCTCTTCACCGGAGGGCTGGTCGGAGGGCTTTTCACCTACGTCCTGTTCTGGACTTTCCTGTACGGGATGGTGCATGTTTACTGA
- the shpk gene encoding sedoheptulokinase has translation MQHLATCHPEVMSNFILGIDLGTTSVKAVLLAAGCRTVAAGHSEPTAADVSDDRGIKAKEQDPGRIINAVNRCLAQLPGDKLQHVSRVGLTGQMHGVLFWKANSGCDWSNGNYFTPRDTSQLVTWQDGRCSSDFLSSLPKPESHLGVSTGFGCATIFWYMKHRPQFLEDFSVAGTIQDYVVSMLCGLDSCVMTPQNAASWGFFNTTSSQWNENTLKAAGFPIRLLPRCVPPGALVGQTRSAWHGVPAGTPVGAALGDFQCSVYSCMSSPADAVLNISTSAQLTFAMPADFTPPDSPQLESSISYFPYFDSSYLAVAASLNGGNALATFVETLAAWMKELGVESRDPCMYEKLIGSALNQESSDLMVSPTILGERHDPLRLGQVTNISSSNLSLGHVFRALCRGVVSNVTSMMPVEHLQKAGVRRLVGSGSALARNEVLRQEVERAFPLQVVYGQNADSAVGVAMALSDRI, from the exons ATGCAGCACCTAGCAACTTGTCATCCTGAAGTCATGTCTAACTTCATCCTGGGGATAGATCTGGGCACCACGTCGGTGAAAGCTGTATTGTTGGCAGCGGGCTGCAGAACTGTGGCTGCGGGTCACTCGGAACCAACGGCTGCCGATGTTAGCGACGACCGCGGGATAAAG GCGAAAGAGCAGGACCCCGGTCGGATAATAAACGCTGTGAACCGATGCTTGGCTCAGCTACCCGGAGACAAATTGCAGCATGTCAGCAGGGTCGGCCTGACGGGACAGATGCACGGGGTTCTGTTCTGGAAGGCGAACAGCG GCTGTGATTGGTCAAATGGAAACTATTTCACACCCAGAGACACTAGTCAGCTGGTCACATGGCAGGACGGACGCTGCAGCAGTGACTTCCTGTCTTCTCTTCCAAAGCCGGAGTCTCACCTTGGCGTTTCCACGGGCTTCGGCTGCGCGACGATCTTCTGGTACATGAAGCACAG GCCTCAATTCCTGGAAGACTTTAGCGTCGCAGGTACGATCCAGGACTACGTGGTGTCCATGCTGTGCGGGTTGGACTCATGCGTGATGACGCCTCAGAATGCAGCCAGCTGGGGATTCTTCAACACCACAAGCAGTCAGTGGAACGAGAACAC TCTGAAGGCTGCTGGCTTCCCCATTCGCCTGCTTCCTCGGTGTGTGCCGCCTGGTGCCTTGGTGGGACAGACGCGTTCTGCCTGGCACGGCGTTCCTGCTGGTACACCAGTAGGGGCCGCCCTAGGAGACTTCCAGTGCTCCGTCTACTCCTGCATGAGTTCACCAGCAGATGCag TTCTCAACATAAGCACATCAGCCCAGCTGACGTTCGCCATGCCAGCTGACTTCACACCTCCTGACTCTCCTCAGCTTGAGTCGTCCATCTCCTACTTCCCTTACTTTGACTCGTCATACTTGGCTGTGGCGGCGTCGCTCAACGGCGGGAACGCGTTGGCCACTTTTGTGGAAACGTTGGCCGCCTGGATGAAAGAACTCG GTGTGGAGTCGAGGGACCCGTGTATGTATGAGAAGCTGATTGGCTCTGCCCTGAACCAGGAGAGCAGCGACCTGATGGTGAGTCCCACCATCCTGGGGGAGAGACACGACCCCCTCCGCCTGGGTCAGGTCACCAACATCTCCTCCTCCAACCTTTCCCTGGGTCACGTGTTCAGAGCGCTTTGCCGCGGCGTCGTGAGCAACGTCACCTCCATGATGCCTGTGGAGCACCTGCAGAAGGCGGGCGTCCGCAGGCTGGTGGGGAGTGGGAGCGCGCTCGCGCGCAACGAGGTGCTGAGGCAAGAAGTGGAGAGGGCGTTTCCTCTCCAGGTGGTTTACGGACAGAACGCGGACTCTGCTGTGGGCGTGGCTATGGCCCTCTCTGACCGAATCTGA